In Macadamia integrifolia cultivar HAES 741 unplaced genomic scaffold, SCU_Mint_v3 scaffold1452, whole genome shotgun sequence, the genomic window tgTATGATCAAATGGTTTATTGTATGGGTTAAGCAAAGCAGACATCTTTGGTTTAATTATTCCAGAGATATTGACGGATTCTCAAATTTTGAAGGATATTTATTCCAAATTATTGTGCATGACCATGGTTCTCTTTTGCATCTTTTCTTGAGATTTCGGAAGTCAATTTTGCTAATTTGGCATATATTTAATTTATCAGAAGTTTGATAACAAATCTAAACATAAGAGAACTCATCTTTGGTTTTCAGGGATGCTTCTGAAAATAATGACTATAGGCCgtaatttctcttccttttttaccACATAAAAAAAACATGCATGAATCAAATATTCCTATTTctataacaaattttttttttgaaaaaacaaaaattagatTTTCCTATCTGCCTATATGGTAAGGTATAAATCTTTCCCCACaacttataaatatatatttttttttaatagagaaAAAGTGCTCCATGATAGTAATTATAGCCTCCAAACAAAACCCTCATTCGACAAACAACGCTTCCATATGATGATAATAGGGCATGCCGAGTTGTACCTACAAAATCCACCCCAATAAGGAGGTGGAGCCCACATGAAATCGGATTCAGATCGATTGGACTAATATCGGCTTGGATCGGTCCTAGaataaggctccgtttggtatcgttctaaaaaaacgtttttggagttttttcgttatattggaacaaaaaaaacagaatcttctgtttggtgcatttatggtccgtttctgtttttttagaataaaaagtgaaaaaaaaaaactgaaaaaacgagattggacggaactccattttggagttccgtcttcccagtttcgttccattttacaaaaaaacaaaaaaaaattcccgataaaaatatgaaattttgaaacgccattttttcgtttaaaaactacgttttgacatagaaactgaaatttttgtttttaacacgaaacgatatttctggaacagaaacgataccaaacgggccagTGTTTTAATACCCTAACCTAGTGCATCATTCAAATCCCGGAGTCGATCCCGATTTTTGAAATCCTGGGTTGGTTTACGAAATCCGATTTTCTGAGTGACCCAGTCCAAAACCCAAGCTCATCAAAGTCCACCTGGACCAACTGAAGTTGAGGTGACACATACTTATTCTTGGAGGGAAGGTcgttcaaaattttcaaagtgGCAGACAACTTGCCTAAAAAATgcaatttcctctctctctctctctctctttctctctagaATACCCCTAAATATAATcaataataagagagagaaagaggagagagagagagagagagagagagagacagagtaTTAGTATTTTTCGTCTTTTTACGCGTTTTGTATGAACTCGGAACTCGTCAGTCTGAAATGTTCACCAATTCTTTCAATTCTGAATTTTCTGACAGTATCCTTTCTGCTCTAAATTCATTTTCAAGGGTTTATTCCAGAAGACGATTGTTCTGTTGGGTTTTGttcaattagggttttttcctcTTACTATTGTTTCTTTTCTAAGAAGAATAAGATGACGCAGACGAGCAGTAATAGCAATAGAGGAAGCGGTACAGATTTCCATATACCCGACGAGATCTTATCCGTGATACCAACGGATCCATATGACCAACTCGATTTGGCGCGGAAGATCACTTCCATGGCGATTGCGTCTCGGGTGTCGAAGCTTGAGTCGGAATCTGGTCGGTTGAGGCAGAAGATTCTGGAGAAGGATCGGTTGATTGTCGAGCTTGAGGAGAAGGTTTTAAGGCTCGAACAGGTGTGTCGGGAGAATGATGAGCGGTTAAGGGTCGTTTTGGAGGAGAACGTAAGGTTTTTGGTTTGTTGGAATTTTGTCATTGGTTTTAACGAAAGTgagaaatttgagttttttgGCTGTGATTTGGTCATTGTTTGTAatgaattttggttttgatttatgaGGACTGATAGTTGTCTGTGTATAGGCAAAGTTATCGGAGGAGAGAGATTCTCTGGCTATGACTTCGAGGAAACTAAACCGGGATTTGTCCAAGGTCAGAATTTTATAGCTTTCTTACCGAAAAAACTTAATATAGTTATTGTATATACTTTTTAATTGTTCCTGCTTACTAGCTCATGTATATCCAATCATTCCATGTTATTTTGCTCGCCGGAGGTATGTGTGTATCTCATGTATATCCAATCATTCCATTTTATTCTGCTCGCAGCCGTGTGTGTATTTAAAATTTCTGAAGCCTACCAAGGTGCTTGCAGCCCAAGAGTTGGCACCACATACTTGGGCTTTGTGGTGTTTCTTATGCATTTGACAAATTTGGAATAACACTTGAACCCCCACTGCCAAATGGCTtgatgttaatttttttatttgagtacTTTTACAGCCCTTTTTGGAAAAAGATGCACCCTAAATTGTATTGCTGAGATTCTTTTGTGTTTCCTAATTCTATGGTATGGCTGCCCACTGCTGCATAAATCTAGACATCTAGTGCACATGCAACATGGGGAAAGTTAGACACATACCCAGCTTGGATTCTGAGTGCAGTTGCAAAAACACATAAGAAGGAACATAGTTCCATAAACACCATCCTATCTTGGACTGTTGAGGGTAAAACTCTAATCAATAATAACTTGGGTATGATTAGTCTGTTTTTTAGCTCCTGAACAAGCTATAGTTGCTATATATGAAAGGAAACCTCGCACACCCGTGCTAATGATTTGGATAACAAtttcattgtttttttatttgttcattCAATTGGAGTTCATTTGTCTAGTGGgaaaaaatttcagaaaaaagtGGTGCCATATGTAATCGTGTTGATGGTTTACGTCTAtaatatttgcttatttatgtgGCCCTCTAACTTAAAATGTATGTCTTTCCATACGCCTATTGTATAGTTAAGGCCTGGTGGGTTGTGAAAACATTGATAGTAATGATGAGAATGGTTTGGAAGGAAACTGATTAAGTAGGAGAAACATTAAATATATAACGCATGAGCATGCCACTTGATAGAGTTCTTTATCCTCAGTTGGAGATTCAACATCAATGGAAGTAGGAGAAGGTGATTAAATATGGAGATTGGTCGATTTGTTTCTGAAGTGTGGATCAagtatttttgtattttatacaCTATATCCGTGTACATTTAAACTTTAAACATGGATTATTTGTCTGCTTGAGTTTTGAGGAGTTGCATGGTAATGGAGTCTCAGACGATCGCTTTTGAACTGGTCAATGGCTTCGTGCTGTAGTTCTTTAACGAAACTCTTCCATTGACCGTACTCAAGCtggaaaatatttattttcagcCTTCAAGGAGAGCAAAGATGCTGCCATTATTTCATATATTGTAAATTTGTGATTAAGATTTGATTTCACATTTCATTCAGTTTGATAGAAAGTGGATTCAACTAGTGACAGCAGCAACTTATAAATTTGAGATGCTGGAGTCAAGGGCTTAAAAAATGAACTTCCTTTGCTCTTCATTGTTGATGGGAATGTCTTTTATTGAGAGTACTAGACTGTTTACCCTAATCACTTGAGAATATTAGACACTTCCCTCTAATGACGCTCTAAtcaattctacccaaaaaaaaaaaagtgaaactaATTTATCAAAAACTCCCTTGATTTTCAAATTAACCCCTGCGTCTTATACTTGATTTCTCTTTCAGTTTTCTCCGAAGAATTGGGTCACATCTAATATCTCTTTACCCTTTCCTCTTTATTTTCATCTTGTAAAAGCTGTTTGTTCCCTAAATCCTTGCAGTCATAGtggtaaaaatatatatatatatatatatatgcagaGTGCGATGCAGGACAGTTCCGTAAGCCATGCAGCATCTAGATTAGCTCCCAAATGCAGTAGACACATTCACATCAGTACTTAGTATTATGTTAAATTCCTGACCCATCCGATCTCTCCATGTGTTGTTATAATGTTTGGAAAACTGTGGGAAAGTGGGACTGTTTGGATAACATGGACCATTGCAAGCCCCATACAGGTGAGCAATATGGTTGATATTGGTAAAAGTTTCACTCTTGGCCTTTCTGTGGGATCTCCTGTGTATAACTGTCAGAGTGCCAAACCATTTTCTGTCCATATGGCAAAAAcagaaaagcaaagaaagaagGGCATGTGTAAAGGGTTTCTAAAATGGGCACGTAGGAACCTTTCCTCCTTCACAATTTGTTCTAAGCCTGGTCTATGGTGCTTTAAGTGATATTAGTGTAATGATATTGATCCCTTTGTAAGtagggataaggctttgttgttgttggtattGATTTCTTTGTGGCTCTTAGAAGAATATCCAGTCTGAGACACAATAAGTAACAAATTACTCCACTTTCAACTGTTGGTGGTTTATCAAAATCTCAGAAGGaactttttatatatttgaCACTGAAGTACCAACCTGGTGACTGTTCACTATTCAAACCAGAACCCTTACACTCACTGAGTTTGAGACTAGGGAAAGAAATGGATGGCTTCCCTCTACTTTGCACTCCTCCTGTTTGGCAGAATATGACGTAGGTTGGAGAAAATATTAGAAATAGAGTGTACTGTTCTTTCTGTGACGAGGCACATTCCATTAAAAATCTCCACTTCATCATTAAAATCTCATTTTGACGGGACTTTAAAAAATTTAGCATTATTACATATTAATTATACATTAAGCATTGGCTACTTCTTAAGATGGATTAAGAATTTTTGGTGACTGTTAAATATCTTTAGTTCTTGTGTCTTTCTTTGGATCACTATTGCATCATCAGTTTTGACAGTTTCAATTTatgtaagcaaaaaaaattattcctcTTTTTAGCTCTCATTTTTCTGCACAGACTAAATCCTAGTTGTTCTGGCAGCTGGAGACATTCAAGCGGCAACTGATGCAGTCGCTCAGTGATGATAATTCATCTGTAAGATTACTGAATTATTCTGTCACATCTACTTGTTCCTTGTgacttaaaattttcatttgttgccaacttctctctctcaagcATGCACATCTTTTTTATGGTTGTAACTTAATTCCTAAATGATATGACCTGTTTAAAGGCTGTATTATGCATACGAATATTATATAAAAAGCTTACCTTATTTCTGTCTTATTTTGTTTTCGTTTTAACAGCAAGCTGAAACAATTGATATAGGAACCTGTGACCAGTCAGTTACTAAAACCTATTCATGGAATGGTATGTTGACATAATGGATCTTTTATTGGGTGCAATTTTTATGTTGATTCTTTGTCATAATCATATATGAACTTTGCATATGAGTATTTTTATGCATCTTCTGGCTCAGATGATGGAGCAAATGGGTACATGGCATCACGTGTTGTTAGTAGCTCTACAGAATTGAGGAACTTGCATGAAGATGGTATGCTGATAGACTTTCCTTTGTTGATTAATGCTGTTGGAATGATCTTGCTTACTGATGACACCCCTTGAGCTGACTACTGTTTTACAGCCACCAGACATGTTGGGCATAAATACTCAATGACTCCGTACATCACCCCACGCCTTACTCCTACTGCAACACCAAAAGTGATATCCTCAGGTGCCTCTCCCCGGGGGTACTCTGCTGCTGGATCTCCAAAGATGACATCTGGTAGCACATCACCCACGAAAGTCCCCTTTGAAGGACGGGGTACATTTTCTTCATGGTATCCATCAAGCCATCAGTCCTCCGCAGCAAGCTCTCCTCCCCGTGGACGCCCATTGCCAggtttttttacaatttttttcttttcaattttgtgGCTTGTACAGCCTGTAATGATTGTCACTGGATTTCAAAAGCTGCTATAGGTACATGTGCAAGTGCAACCTTATGCATGTATAGGATAGGGAAAACAAAACATTTGATGCCTTATGCATGTATAGGATAGGGAAAACAAAACATTTGATGCGTTGGCAATAGTACTGATATCCAAAGTTCATTGGACCATTGGTATGGGTGTTCATCACTAATCCCAGTCCTGAATGTTCATCTGACTAGTGGATGGGCCATAACCAAACTACATGGTTCTCATGTTTGTAACAATCTGAACTTCTGAGCGtttttgatttccttagaaTTGTTAATTAAATGTCTGGCATTTCATGCCTGAT contains:
- the LOC122063775 gene encoding uncharacterized protein At4g15545-like codes for the protein MTQTSSNSNRGSGTDFHIPDEILSVIPTDPYDQLDLARKITSMAIASRVSKLESESGRLRQKILEKDRLIVELEEKVLRLEQVCRENDERLRVVLEENAKLSEERDSLAMTSRKLNRDLSKLETFKRQLMQSLSDDNSSQAETIDIGTCDQSVTKTYSWNDDGANGYMASRVVSSSTELRNLHEDATRHVGHKYSMTPYITPRLTPTATPKVISSGASPRGYSAAGSPKMTSGSTSPTKVPFEGRGTFSSWYPSSHQSSAASSPPRGRPLPARTPRIDGKEFFRQARSRLSYEQFSAFLANIKELNAQRQSREETLTKAEEIFGTDNKDLYLSFQGLLNRNTHQN